One window from the genome of [Clostridium] celerecrescens 18A encodes:
- the dhaS gene encoding dihydroxyacetone kinase transcriptional activator DhaS, which yields MSDSLITKRAIAEALKQVCREKPFDKISISNITSVWGLNRQTFYYHFQDKYELLSWIYYNENFAKIAEDITLENWDQKIYELLQNMKEEKAFYINTIKEQEHTFESYLFDMAKALFSEAIIKLDEKKKLTDEERDFDAGFYAYGICGIIVDWVEKGMRTEPRLVAERLKSLAKASERAGYLRSQAGL from the coding sequence ATGTCGGATTCGCTGATTACAAAACGCGCAATAGCGGAAGCCCTAAAACAGGTATGCAGGGAAAAACCTTTTGATAAGATATCCATATCCAATATCACATCTGTATGGGGATTAAACCGGCAGACCTTCTATTATCATTTTCAGGATAAATATGAGCTTTTAAGCTGGATCTATTACAATGAGAATTTTGCTAAAATAGCAGAAGACATTACCCTTGAGAACTGGGACCAGAAGATTTATGAACTGCTTCAGAATATGAAAGAAGAAAAAGCCTTTTATATCAATACCATTAAAGAACAGGAACATACCTTTGAGAGTTATCTGTTTGATATGGCAAAGGCCCTGTTTTCCGAAGCAATTATAAAACTGGATGAAAAGAAGAAACTCACCGATGAGGAGAGAGATTTTGACGCAGGATTTTATGCATATGGCATTTGCGGGATTATCGTTGACTGGGTGGAGAAGGGAATGAGAACAGAACCGCGTCTCGTGGCGGAACGCTTAAAAAGCCTGGCCAAGGCTTCGGAGCGGGCCGGATATCTCCGGAGCCAGGCAGGGCTTTAA
- a CDS encoding DUF885 domain-containing protein has protein sequence MKNIVLKQGRRFLSFILAVSLLCACAPPDKSPATPSGAGYEQFHAKDLSSQNKFDQFTNDLFLEEISDSGISFHFSIANPASRGLDKVPLTLGDFSLDKMKQGSNDLRELKKKLEGFNPRQLTDEQRLTWQILRSYINTELKSDGLELYAQPLTTTIGIQAQLPILFSEYAFYTRDDVDHYLALLSTIDDYYGQIMEFEKKKSEAGLFMSDATADHVLKSCEAYLIQPDHSFLADTFNTRIDALTDLTDEEKASYKEKNLKILEEHFIPAYKNLVNGITALMGTGTNDKGLSFYPKGKEYFEYLVNSNTGTSYDSIRSLTKAIEKQLNSDIQAIGAITKEHPEVLDHLDNYSFHYTKPDDILNSLKTQISTDFPELPPCTHTVKYVPSSLEASLSPAFYLVPPLDRYEDNVIYINGNPRFQNDDLFTTLAHEGYPGHLYQNVYFLSRKPNDLRSILSFPSYSEGWATYVEFYSYTLDNGLPPGLGELLAHNTAVTLGIYAYLDICINYEGWDKEQTAKYLGTFYNIEKTDIVDSIYSSLIENPTNYMEYYVGYMEIMEMLGTAKRILKDDFNLKDFHAFILDIGPAPFSVIQPAFRTWLSKQLRSQ, from the coding sequence ATGAAAAACATCGTTTTGAAACAGGGCCGCCGATTTCTATCTTTCATCCTGGCTGTTTCCCTGCTTTGTGCTTGTGCACCCCCCGATAAATCGCCCGCCACGCCGTCAGGGGCCGGGTATGAACAATTCCATGCAAAGGATTTGTCCTCACAAAACAAGTTTGATCAATTTACAAACGACCTGTTTCTTGAGGAGATCAGCGATTCCGGAATCAGCTTTCATTTTAGTATAGCAAATCCTGCTTCCCGGGGGCTTGATAAAGTTCCTTTGACCCTGGGAGATTTTTCTCTGGATAAAATGAAACAGGGATCTAATGACCTTAGGGAGTTAAAAAAGAAGCTTGAAGGTTTTAACCCCCGCCAGCTAACCGATGAGCAGCGGCTTACCTGGCAGATTCTCCGCTCCTACATAAATACAGAATTAAAATCTGACGGTCTGGAGCTTTACGCCCAGCCTTTAACAACCACCATAGGAATCCAGGCACAGCTACCCATCTTGTTTTCAGAATACGCCTTTTACACCCGGGATGATGTGGACCACTATCTTGCTCTGCTTTCTACCATAGATGATTATTATGGGCAGATTATGGAGTTTGAAAAGAAAAAATCAGAAGCCGGCCTGTTTATGTCTGATGCTACCGCAGATCATGTATTAAAATCCTGCGAAGCATATTTAATCCAGCCTGACCACAGCTTCCTTGCCGACACATTCAACACCCGTATCGATGCACTTACGGACTTAACCGATGAAGAAAAAGCTTCTTATAAAGAGAAGAATTTAAAAATCCTGGAAGAACATTTCATACCTGCCTATAAAAATCTTGTAAATGGTATCACCGCTCTAATGGGGACTGGGACCAATGATAAGGGCTTATCCTTCTATCCCAAGGGGAAAGAATATTTTGAATACCTGGTCAATTCCAACACCGGAACCTCCTATGATTCCATCCGAAGCCTGACAAAAGCAATCGAAAAACAGTTAAACTCCGATATCCAGGCCATAGGAGCGATCACAAAGGAGCATCCGGAAGTGCTGGACCACCTTGACAACTATTCCTTCCATTATACCAAACCGGACGATATCCTGAACTCTCTAAAAACCCAGATATCCACAGATTTTCCTGAGCTTCCACCCTGCACCCATACCGTAAAATACGTTCCAAGTTCCCTGGAAGCCTCCTTAAGCCCTGCCTTCTACTTAGTCCCTCCTCTGGACCGTTATGAAGATAATGTCATTTACATCAACGGCAATCCGCGTTTTCAAAATGATGACCTTTTCACCACCCTGGCTCATGAAGGTTATCCCGGACATTTGTATCAGAACGTTTATTTTTTAAGCAGGAAACCAAATGACTTAAGAAGCATCCTCTCCTTCCCCAGTTATTCGGAAGGCTGGGCTACCTATGTGGAGTTCTACTCCTACACCTTGGATAACGGGCTGCCTCCTGGGCTTGGAGAGCTTCTGGCGCATAACACGGCTGTTACCTTGGGCATCTATGCCTATCTGGATATTTGCATCAATTATGAGGGCTGGGATAAAGAGCAGACAGCCAAATATCTTGGCACGTTTTATAATATTGAGAAAACAGATATTGTTGATTCCATTTACTCCAGCCTGATCGAAAATCCCACCAATTACATGGAATACTACGTGGGATATATGGAGATTATGGAAATGCTTGGCACTGCCAAGAGGATCTTAAAGGATGATTTTAATTTAAAGGACTTCCACGCTTTTATACTTGATATAGGTCCTGCTCCGTTTTCAGTTATCCAGCCTGCGTTCCGCACCTGGCTGTCCAAACAATTAAGAAGCCAATAA
- the metG gene encoding methionine--tRNA ligase: MCKDSNKKPYYITTAIAYASGKPHIGNTYEAVLADAIARYKRAEGYDVFFQTGTDEHGQKIEEKAEAAGITPKEFVDRAAGEIKNIWDLMNTSYDKFIRTTDKDHEEQVQKIFKKLYDQGDIYKGHYEGLYCTPCESFFTESQLVDGKCPDCGREVKPAKEEAYFFRMSKYADRLINHINENPDFIQPVSRKNEMMNNFLLPGLQDLCVSRTTFKWGIPVSFDPKHVTYVWLDALTNYITGIGYDCDGNSSEQFARLWPADLHLIGKDIIRFHTIYWPIFLMALDIPLPKQVFGHPWLLQGDGKMSKSKGNVLYADTLVDFFGVDAVRYFVLHEMPFDNDGVISWELMVERMNSDLANILGNLVNRTISMSNKYFGGIVSDGKAAEAVDEDLKAVVLEEVKKVQEKMEKLRVADAMTAIFNIFRRSNKYIDETAPWTLAKDEDSKSRLETVLYNLTEAIAIGASLLDSFMPETSKKILNQLNTTKRDLSQMNEFGLYPSGDKVTDKPEILFARMDIKEVMEKVEVMFGPKEEENKETEKADSSAVIDIEAKAEIEYDDFAKLQFQVGEIIACEVVPKSKKLLCSQVRIGSQVKQIVSGIKAHYSPEEMVGKKVMVVVNLKPAKLAGVMSEGMLLCAEDAEGNLSLMIPEKAMPAGAEIC, from the coding sequence ATGTGTAAAGATTCTAACAAGAAACCATACTATATCACTACAGCCATTGCCTATGCATCAGGAAAGCCTCATATCGGCAATACCTATGAGGCAGTATTGGCGGATGCTATTGCCCGCTATAAAAGAGCGGAAGGCTATGACGTATTTTTCCAGACAGGAACTGATGAACACGGCCAGAAGATTGAGGAAAAGGCAGAGGCTGCAGGAATCACACCGAAGGAATTCGTAGACAGGGCGGCCGGTGAAATTAAGAACATCTGGGATTTAATGAATACCTCTTACGATAAATTCATCCGTACTACAGACAAAGACCACGAAGAACAGGTCCAGAAGATCTTTAAGAAGCTCTATGATCAGGGTGATATCTATAAGGGACATTATGAAGGCTTATATTGTACTCCATGTGAATCCTTTTTCACAGAATCCCAGCTTGTAGACGGTAAATGTCCTGACTGCGGACGTGAGGTGAAGCCGGCAAAAGAAGAGGCATATTTCTTCCGCATGAGCAAATATGCGGACCGTTTGATAAACCACATCAATGAGAACCCAGACTTTATCCAGCCTGTGTCCAGAAAAAATGAAATGATGAACAATTTTCTCCTTCCGGGGCTTCAGGATCTTTGTGTATCCAGGACTACTTTTAAATGGGGAATTCCGGTGTCCTTTGACCCGAAGCATGTCACCTATGTCTGGCTTGATGCGCTGACCAATTATATTACCGGCATCGGTTACGATTGTGACGGCAATAGCAGTGAGCAGTTTGCCAGATTATGGCCGGCAGACCTTCACCTCATCGGAAAGGATATTATCCGCTTCCATACGATTTACTGGCCTATTTTCCTGATGGCTCTTGATATTCCCCTTCCCAAGCAGGTATTTGGCCATCCATGGCTGCTCCAGGGGGACGGCAAGATGAGCAAATCCAAGGGAAATGTCCTCTATGCAGATACGCTTGTGGATTTCTTTGGCGTGGATGCAGTCCGCTATTTCGTCCTTCATGAAATGCCTTTTGACAATGACGGAGTTATCTCCTGGGAGCTTATGGTAGAGCGCATGAACTCTGACCTCGCCAACATCCTGGGCAATCTGGTGAACCGTACCATTTCCATGTCCAATAAATACTTTGGAGGAATCGTATCTGACGGGAAGGCAGCAGAGGCTGTTGATGAGGACTTAAAGGCAGTGGTGCTGGAAGAAGTGAAAAAGGTCCAGGAGAAGATGGAGAAGCTCCGTGTTGCTGATGCCATGACAGCAATCTTTAATATTTTCAGAAGGAGCAACAAATACATTGATGAAACGGCTCCGTGGACCCTTGCTAAGGATGAAGATTCAAAAAGCCGGCTGGAAACCGTTCTTTATAATCTGACGGAAGCCATTGCTATCGGAGCCTCCCTCCTTGATTCCTTTATGCCTGAAACATCCAAGAAGATTCTTAACCAGCTTAATACAACCAAAAGAGACTTGTCCCAGATGAATGAATTCGGATTATATCCCTCTGGAGATAAAGTAACTGATAAGCCGGAGATCTTGTTTGCCCGTATGGATATCAAGGAAGTCATGGAGAAGGTGGAAGTCATGTTTGGGCCGAAAGAGGAAGAAAATAAAGAGACTGAAAAAGCAGATTCTTCTGCTGTAATTGATATAGAAGCAAAGGCAGAGATCGAATATGACGATTTTGCCAAGCTGCAGTTCCAGGTAGGCGAGATCATCGCCTGCGAGGTGGTTCCAAAGTCAAAGAAGCTTCTGTGCTCCCAGGTAAGGATCGGAAGCCAGGTAAAACAGATTGTCAGCGGAATCAAAGCCCACTATTCACCAGAAGAAATGGTTGGCAAAAAGGTGATGGTTGTGGTAAACTTAAAACCAGCAAAACTGGCTGGAGTCATGTCTGAAGGCATGCTTCTCTGCGCGGAAGATGCAGAAGGCAATCTGTCCCTTATGATACCGGAGAAAGCAATGCCGGCTGGAGCGGAAATCTGCTGA
- a CDS encoding GerMN domain-containing protein, producing the protein MKKLIVFLMSAMMMMSLVACAPTQPKMETTAPGPGAIASTGGASDKVPDPNAEPMEIISVYSRNDDSTGLNQAMDAVSELTADAMVDKLIEYSVLEDGTKVLKFDKKDDGTATLDLSQMPEKGTTEDVLTLTAVGNTFIENFELDKLQILVNGKNYSNDQIKQGDSDYLEYVKNYKKIK; encoded by the coding sequence ATGTCCCTGGTGGCATGTGCACCAACGCAGCCTAAGATGGAGACCACAGCACCTGGCCCTGGGGCAATAGCTTCAACGGGAGGCGCCAGTGATAAAGTTCCTGATCCTAACGCAGAGCCTATGGAGATTATTTCGGTATATAGCAGGAATGATGACTCCACCGGATTAAATCAGGCGATGGATGCGGTATCTGAGCTGACGGCTGACGCTATGGTGGACAAGCTGATTGAATACAGCGTATTAGAGGATGGTACAAAGGTTCTGAAGTTTGATAAGAAAGATGATGGTACGGCCACTCTTGATTTATCCCAGATGCCGGAAAAGGGTACAACAGAAGATGTACTTACACTGACCGCGGTTGGCAATACCTTTATAGAAAATTTTGAATTGGACAAATTACAAATTCTTGTTAATGGTAAGAACTATTCCAATGATCAGATCAAGCAGGGAGATAGTGATTACCTGGAATATGTTAAGAATTATAAGAAAATAAAATAA
- a CDS encoding TraX family protein: protein MKESMSARTRGITGNTLKMIAIITMLIDHIGVAVVENGILKYQDNLPAWGMFSLSGGSMWNIADLVLRTIGRIAFPIFCFLLVEGFFHTRDIKKYGARLLLFALISEIPFDLALFDQWFYPGYQNVYVTLFIGLWVLYWYDRALGNPIRQTLVFLAGCGAAVFLKCDYDIIGITMILLFYVFYKDKKRQTIFAGILAAFESLSCFGAAILAFIPIRMYSGARGKRNLKYFFYWFYPAHLVLLYILRLIIIK from the coding sequence ATGAAGGAATCAATGAGCGCCCGAACGAGAGGAATAACAGGAAACACCTTAAAGATGATCGCCATTATTACCATGCTCATAGATCATATCGGAGTGGCTGTCGTTGAAAACGGTATATTAAAATATCAGGACAACCTTCCGGCCTGGGGGATGTTTAGCCTTTCGGGCGGAAGCATGTGGAATATAGCGGACCTGGTGCTCCGCACCATTGGAAGAATTGCATTCCCTATCTTTTGTTTTCTGCTGGTAGAAGGATTTTTCCACACCAGGGATATTAAGAAATATGGTGCCAGACTTTTATTATTCGCCCTTATTTCCGAAATTCCTTTTGATCTGGCTCTCTTTGACCAATGGTTTTATCCTGGCTATCAGAATGTATATGTTACCCTGTTCATTGGCCTATGGGTCCTTTACTGGTATGATAGGGCTTTGGGTAATCCAATCAGACAGACCCTGGTATTTTTGGCCGGATGCGGTGCGGCAGTTTTTTTGAAATGTGATTATGATATCATTGGGATTACCATGATCCTGCTTTTTTATGTGTTCTATAAAGATAAGAAAAGACAGACCATATTTGCAGGAATCCTGGCTGCCTTTGAAAGCCTTAGCTGCTTTGGAGCCGCCATCCTGGCCTTCATCCCCATCCGAATGTACAGCGGGGCAAGGGGGAAAAGGAATTTAAAATACTTTTTTTATTGGTTTTATCCCGCTCACTTAGTTTTGCTTTATATCCTGCGTTTGATTATTATAAAGTAA
- the rsmA gene encoding 16S rRNA (adenine(1518)-N(6)/adenine(1519)-N(6))-dimethyltransferase RsmA — MATLGNPQKTIEIIKKYEFAFQKKFGQNFLIDTHVLDKIIAAAGVTKDDCVLEIGPGIGTMTQYLAENARHVVAVEIDSNLIPILNETLADYENVTIIHADILKVDINQITEQYNGGRPIKVVANLPYYITTPIIMGLFENMVPIDNITVMVQKEVADRMQVGPGSKDYGALSLAVQYYAEPYIVANVPPNCFMPRPNVGSAVIRLTRHKEPPVKAVDPGLMFKLIRASFNQRRKTLQNGLNNSPEIPFAKEQITEAVESLGLGPSVRGEALTLEQFSSLSNYFTGMKG, encoded by the coding sequence ATGGCAACACTGGGAAATCCCCAAAAAACAATCGAGATCATAAAGAAATACGAATTCGCATTCCAGAAGAAATTCGGTCAGAATTTTTTGATAGATACTCACGTATTAGATAAGATCATAGCCGCGGCAGGCGTAACAAAGGATGATTGCGTTCTGGAAATCGGGCCGGGGATCGGTACGATGACCCAGTACCTGGCTGAAAATGCCAGACATGTAGTGGCAGTGGAGATCGATTCAAACCTGATCCCCATTCTCAACGAGACCCTGGCAGACTATGAGAATGTGACCATTATCCATGCGGATATTCTTAAAGTTGACATCAATCAGATAACGGAACAATATAACGGCGGACGTCCCATCAAAGTAGTTGCAAATCTTCCGTATTACATCACAACCCCTATCATTATGGGTCTTTTTGAAAACATGGTTCCAATCGACAATATTACGGTCATGGTTCAGAAGGAGGTGGCAGACCGCATGCAGGTAGGGCCTGGTTCCAAGGATTACGGTGCTCTTTCCCTGGCCGTCCAATATTATGCGGAGCCCTATATTGTGGCAAACGTCCCGCCTAACTGCTTCATGCCCCGTCCTAACGTAGGGTCTGCGGTCATCCGCCTGACCCGCCACAAGGAACCGCCGGTAAAAGCAGTGGATCCAGGGCTTATGTTCAAGCTGATCCGTGCTTCATTTAACCAGAGAAGAAAGACGCTTCAAAACGGATTAAACAATTCGCCGGAAATACCCTTTGCAAAGGAACAGATCACGGAAGCGGTTGAAAGCCTGGGGCTTGGGCCATCCGTACGGGGAGAGGCATTGACTCTGGAGCAGTTTTCTTCCCTCAGCAACTATTTTACAGGAATGAAAGGATAA
- a CDS encoding TatD family hydrolase, producing MIFDTHAHYDDEAFDEDREELLASLFNHGIEAVTNVGASMDTSRHTLELAEKYPYIYGAIGVHPNETGELNEEDLAWLKKHSAHKKVVAIGEIGLDYYWDEPDHETQKKWFVRQLSLAREVKLPVVIHSRDAAKDTLDIMKAEGAKDIGGVIHCFSYGKEIAREYLTMGYYLGIGGVLTFKNAKKLKEVVEYMPIEQLVLETDCPYLAPAPNRGKRNSSLNLPYVVQEISAIKGIPEETVIDITNQNAKRLYRLKEQP from the coding sequence ATGATTTTTGATACACACGCCCATTATGATGATGAGGCATTTGATGAAGACAGGGAGGAATTGCTGGCAAGCCTTTTTAACCATGGAATTGAGGCTGTCACCAATGTGGGTGCCAGCATGGATACTTCCAGACATACCTTGGAATTGGCAGAGAAATATCCATATATATATGGCGCCATCGGTGTTCACCCCAATGAAACCGGAGAACTGAACGAGGAGGACTTAGCCTGGCTGAAGAAACATTCCGCCCATAAAAAAGTCGTGGCAATCGGTGAGATCGGTCTTGATTATTACTGGGATGAGCCGGATCATGAAACCCAGAAGAAGTGGTTTGTCCGCCAGCTTAGCCTGGCCAGGGAAGTGAAGCTTCCTGTGGTCATCCACAGCCGGGACGCGGCAAAGGATACTCTGGATATCATGAAGGCAGAGGGGGCAAAGGACATTGGAGGAGTGATTCACTGCTTTTCTTATGGAAAGGAGATCGCCAGGGAATACTTAACTATGGGGTATTATCTTGGGATCGGAGGCGTCCTCACCTTTAAGAATGCTAAAAAACTTAAAGAAGTAGTGGAGTATATGCCGATAGAACAGCTGGTCCTTGAGACTGACTGCCCTTATCTGGCTCCCGCTCCCAACAGGGGAAAGCGTAATTCCTCCTTAAATCTTCCTTATGTGGTGCAGGAGATCAGTGCCATTAAGGGAATCCCGGAAGAAACAGTTATTGATATTACCAATCAGAATGCCAAAAGGCTATACAGGCTTAAGGAACAGCCATAA